The following coding sequences lie in one Pempheris klunzingeri isolate RE-2024b chromosome 13, fPemKlu1.hap1, whole genome shotgun sequence genomic window:
- the ncmap gene encoding noncompact myelin-associated protein: MQASTVSPVDNTTVTLNTTPITKSREQILIQSSGAMIAVIVIGIIIVLAILLIILKTYNRRTHVSRVLGVGGGSKPRPKMSQSTVQSSMPLSTMGVNSVSGSITISNSASENGFQLPRVELNSVEGNHIEQFSTTSGSTTVTIHDSPLLENT; encoded by the exons ATGCAAGCTTCAACTGTCTCACCTGTGGACAACACGACAGTAACTTTAAACACGACCCCCATTACAAAGTCCAGAGAGCAGATACTCATCCAGA gtTCTGGGGCTATGATCGCTGTCATCGTCATTGGTATCATCATTGTTCTCGCCATTCTGCTCATCATCCTGAAGACGTACAACAG GCGGACACATGTATCCAGAGTCCTGGGAGTTGGCGGTGGCTCCAAACCTCGTCCCAAGATGTCACAGTCCACAGTTCAGAGCAGCATGCCGCTGAGTACCATGGGAGTCAACTCTGTGTCGGGCAGCATCACCATTTCCAACTCGGCCTCAGAGAACGGCTTCCAGCTGCCCAGAGTGGAGCTGAACAGCGTGGAGGGAAACCACATAGAGCAGTTCAGCACCACCAGTGGATCCACCACGGTCACCATACATGATTCTCCATTATTAGAAAACACATAA